A single region of the Lates calcarifer isolate ASB-BC8 linkage group LG16_LG22, TLL_Latcal_v3, whole genome shotgun sequence genome encodes:
- the calhm3 gene encoding calcium homeostasis modulator protein 3 has product MERLKLVLQYFQSNSESISNGICIILALVSVKLYTSFDFNCPCIPQYNKLYSLGVMIVPPIILFFLGVLVNRHTGVMMDEWMRPIGNRSKNPAVVKYLFSAMIQRALLAPMVWILVTLLDGKIFICAFSLSVDPALFSGMPNNTGLDVVKIMAKVPCKEDVIFTNSSFRKAVSRYVRCYSQAVGWSILLFLIVLGALGRLIKPCFDDHATSLQTRYWSNYLDVEQKLFDETCVLHARDFARKCVVQFFEDMREDTILRLPHPPFITKSREELEDEEEERLYGITKQEQVNQLLNKWYYSKPNLDVTRIAHRPRTCVTWEDREGKTLYSDV; this is encoded by the exons ATGGAGCGTCTGAAGTTAGTACTGCAGTACTTCCAGTCCAATTCTGAATCCATCTCTAATGGGATCTGTATTATCCTGGCCTTGGTCAGTGTCAAGCTCTACACTAGCTTTGACTTCAACTGTCCATGCATTCCTCAATACAACAAACTGTACTCTCTGGGAGTGATGATCGTCCCGCCCATCATACTGTTCTTCCTGGGAGTCCTGGTCAACAGACATACAGGCGTCATGATGGACGAGTGGATGAGACCCATTGGGAACAGATCCAAAAATCCTGCTGTGGTGAA GTACCTGTTCTCTGCCATGATCCAGAGGGCCCTGCTGGCCCCAATGGTGTGGATCCTGGTCACTTTGCTAGATGGAAAGATCTTCATCTGTGCCTTCAGTCTGAGTGTAGACCCTGCTCTCTTCTCAG GTATGCCTAACAATACAGGTCTGGATGTGGTCAAAATCATGGCCAAAGTGCCTTGTAAGGAGGACGTTATCTTCACGAACAGCTCTTTCCGCAAAGCAGTCTCCCGTTATGTTCGCTGCTATTCACAA GCAGTTGGTTGgtccatcctcctcttcctgatTGTACTGGGAGCGCTGGGGCGACTCATCAAGCCCTGTTTCGATGACCATGCCACCTCCCTGCAGACACGTTACTGGAGCAACTACCTCGACGTGGAGCAGAAGCTCTTTGACGAAACCTGTGTTCTACATGCTCGGGACTTTGCTCGGAAATGTGTGGTGCAGTTCTTTGAAGACATGAGGGAGGACACCATACTCCGtctcccccacccacccttcATCACCAAATCCCGAGAGGAGttggaagatgaagaagaagagagactttATGGTATAACCAAGCAGGAGCAGGTGAATCAGCTGCTCAACAAGTGGTACTACAGTAAACCTAATCTTGATGTGACCAGGATCGCCCACAGACCCAGGACATGCGTTACCTGGGAAGACCGTGAAGGGAAGACTTTATACTCGGATGTCTAG